From the Theileria equi strain WA chromosome 4 map unlocalized gcontig_1105316255041, whole genome shotgun sequence genome, one window contains:
- a CDS encoding conserved hypothetical protein (encoded by transcript BEWA_049750A), giving the protein MKLPTHKKIDPAMREYMHFLHNLDPARFTIRRIGERYGFKDSTVVKVVKEFSLIKFIKYNRLCKLEDKRISLAESVLQAKEASYSATKGYIHVGNEVEDEEHDFKGDKDSVDWVYRQSIQVESLSAFPLASTRDPMPKRVDVDMTVSNTKNVKVINWIDPTDKVVF; this is encoded by the exons ATGAAGCTTCCAACTCACAAAAAAATTGATCCGGCAATGAGGGAATATATGCATTTCTTGCACAACCTCGACCCTGCAAGATTTACCATTCGGAGAATAGGAGAACGATACGGCTTCAAGGACAGTACAGTGGTCAAAGTAGTCAAAGAATTTAGTCTaataaaatttataaagtaCAATCGCCTGTGTAAATTGGAGGATAAACGCATATCCCTTGCGGAATCTGTATTGCAAGCAAAAGAAGCCTCTTACAGTGCTACAAAGGGATACATTCACGTCGGAAATGAAGTAGAGGATGAGGAACATGATTTCAAGG GAGACAAGGATAGCGTTGACTGGGTATATAGGCAATCTATACAAGTGGAATCCCTCTCTGCATTTCCACTAGCTTCAACCAG GGACCCTATGCCTAAACGGGTCGATGTAGATATGACTGTAAGTAACACgaaaaatgtaaaggttATAAATTGGATTGATCCAACAGATAAGGTGGTGTTTTGA